In Miscanthus floridulus cultivar M001 chromosome 5, ASM1932011v1, whole genome shotgun sequence, one genomic interval encodes:
- the LOC136449964 gene encoding uncharacterized protein — protein sequence MGIDLARQECADAQQLIDHLEDELQRERDLKVAAEGVSAGLAAEVGQRQEEVRHLEGEVTRQRDEVRKLRADVDGLDDKLEAEVVKSRSLEKELSEVKDTLQKESDEHDNLRVVV from the exons ATGGGGATTGACCTGGCTCGCCAGGAGTGCGCCGATGCTCAGCAGCTAATCGACCACCTCGAGGATGAGCTTCAGAgggagagggacctgaaggttgcGGCCGAGGGCGTGTCCGCCGGGCTCGCCGCGGAGGTCGGTCAGCGTCAAGAAGAGGTCCGGCACTTGGAGGGCGAGGTGACCCGACAGCGCGATGAGGTGCGCAAGCTTCGGGCGGATGTGGACG GTCTCGACGACAAGCTCGAggcagaggtggtgaagagccgcagcctagagaaggagcttagCGAGGTGAAGGACACTCTCCAGAAGGAGAGCGATGAACATGACAACCTACGTGTCGTCGTCTAG
- the LOC136449963 gene encoding ubiquitin-like-specific protease ESD4, translated as MGALTDSRKRLSADHCLSADHRLPYPSFPPPSLTPPSKRAKLAPFPELDPSTSAVPPIRPSPQIIHSAAAASTSSTPGPSSSCITTASTPLPHRRRLPPPPPFQRPIHAPQRNLRVFRLGGAARTHAAGHSWFSPSSPPPRSLGLQQFIELVNSVSHPAPPTPAATTDATRQAEAEAEAVPLEVVAIEEDEEETKQQDEEEVRGSVVVRRVPLYKELYEASRWKRDAKLKTLEFEVRFAEEGRLGLERLAEALPRITPKKKEEVPEPFVPLTDEDEEMVRRALHGKNSRERLAVHEPSNIVITREILQCLNNQEWLNDEVINLYLDLLKERELREPRKFLKCHFFNTFFYKKLISSGYDYKAVRRWTTKRKLGYSLIDCDKIFVPIHKEVHWCLAVINIRDKKFQYLDSLGGMDMKVLRNLATYIVDEVKDKSGQQMDALSWKQEGVKNLPLQENGWDCGMFMLKYIDFYSRDMDLIFGQKQMHYFRRRTAKEILSLRAE; from the exons ATGGGCGCCCTCACCGACAGCCGGAAGCGCCTCTCGGCGGACCACTGCCTCTCGGCCGACCACCGCCTCCCCTACCCCTCCTTCCCCCCGCCGTCCCTTACCCCTCCCTCCAAGCGGGCCAAGCTCGCCCCATTCCCTGAACTCGATCCCTCCACCTCCGCCGTCCCGCCTATCCGTCCCTCTCCCCAAATCATCCACTCCGCCGCCGCGGCATCCACCTCCTCCACGCCGGGCCCTTCCTCCTCTTGTATCACCACCGCTTCCACCCCGCTTCCGCACAGGCGCCGactccctccgccgccgccattcCAGCGCCCGATCCACGCCCCCCAGCGGAACCTCCGCGTCTTCCGGCTTGGGGGGGCCGCACGGACCCACGCCGCCGGCCACTCGTGGTTCTCCCCGTCATCACCCCCGCCTCGTTCTCTCGGACTCCAGCAGTTCATTGAGCTCGTCAACAGCGTCTCACACCCGGCGCCGCCCACTCCCGCCGCCACAACCGATGCTACGAGGCAGgcagaggcggaggcggaggcggtgcCCCTCGAGGTAGTCGCCATCGAGGAGGATGAAGAGGAGACGAAGCAgcaggacgaggaggaggtgagGGGGAGCGTGGTAGTGAGAAGGGTGCCACTATACAAGGAGCTGTACGAGGCGTCGCGATGGAAGCGGGATGCCAAGCTCAAGACGCTCGAGTTTGAGGTGCGGTTCGCCGAGGAGGGCCGTCTTGGCCTTGAGCGGCTTGCCGAGGCCCTCCCGCGAATTACGCCAAAGAAGAAGGAG GAGGTGCCTGAACCTTTTGTTCCTCTTACTGATGAGGATGAAGAAATGGTTCGTCGGGCTCTTCATGGCAAGAACAG CCGTGAGAGGTTAGCAGTACATGAACCTTCAAATATTGTAATAACGAGGGAGATCCTGCAGTGCTTGAATAACCAGGAGTGGCTAAATGATGAG GTTATCAATTTGTATCTTGATCTGCTTAAAGAGAGGGAACTAAGAGAACCTCGCAAGTTCTTAAAATGTCATTTCTTCAACACCTTTTTCTACAAGAAG CTGATTTCCAGTGGGTATGATTATAAAGCTGTTAGAAGATGGACAACAAAAAGGAAGTTAGGGTACAGTCTAATTGACTGTGACAAG ATATTTGTTCCCATACACAAGGAAGTCCATTGGTGTTTAGCAGTCATCAACATAAGGGACAAAAAGTTTCAGTATCTGGACTCACTTGGTGGCATGGACATGAAGGTCTTGAGGAACTTG GCCACGTATATTGTGGATGAGGTCAAAGACAAAAGTGGCCAACAGATGGATGCGCTCTCATGGAAACAGGAAGGTGTCAAAAACCTTCCTTTGCAGGAGAATGG ATGGGACTGCGGCATGTTCATGCTGAAATACATTGACTTCTACAGCAGAGATATGGACCTCATTTTCGGACAG AAGCAAATGCATTACTTCCGCAGGAGGACAGCAAAGGAAATACTGAGTTTGAGGGCTGAATAA